The following are from one region of the Georgenia sp. M64 genome:
- a CDS encoding hydroxymethylglutaryl-CoA lyase: protein MSEPRAVPLAGLPERVTVYEVGPRDGLQNEPVVLPVAVKAELVRRLVAAGLPAVEVTSFVRPGLVPQLADAAQLMAAVDHTAGVRHPVLVPNERGLERALTAGAREVAIFASATESFAQRNLNRSVAGSLEMFAPVVSAAREGGLPVRAYLSMCFGDPWEGDVALGQVVDVAARLVELGCTELSLGDTIGVATPGHVVALLDALAAVGIGTERLAVHFHDTYGQALANTLAGLQHGITTVDAAAGGLGGCPFAGSATGNLATEDLVWMLHGLGIETGVDLDALVATSVWLAGHLGRPSPSRVVRALSRPDHPTVEPPPSAGPSETAAPAPDEPPAPTR, encoded by the coding sequence ATGAGCGAGCCCCGCGCCGTGCCGCTCGCCGGCCTACCCGAACGGGTGACGGTCTACGAGGTCGGTCCCCGCGACGGCCTCCAGAACGAGCCCGTCGTCCTGCCCGTCGCCGTCAAGGCCGAGCTGGTCCGACGGCTGGTCGCCGCCGGCCTTCCCGCGGTCGAGGTCACGAGCTTCGTCCGGCCCGGTCTCGTGCCGCAGCTCGCCGACGCCGCACAGCTCATGGCCGCCGTCGACCACACGGCAGGCGTGCGCCACCCCGTCCTCGTCCCCAACGAGCGTGGGCTCGAGCGCGCCCTGACCGCCGGCGCCCGGGAGGTCGCGATCTTCGCCAGCGCCACGGAGTCCTTCGCCCAGCGCAACCTCAACCGCTCGGTGGCCGGCTCGCTCGAGATGTTCGCCCCCGTCGTCTCCGCGGCCCGGGAGGGTGGCCTGCCCGTCCGGGCATACCTCTCCATGTGCTTCGGCGACCCGTGGGAGGGCGACGTCGCACTCGGGCAGGTGGTCGACGTCGCCGCCCGACTGGTCGAGCTCGGCTGCACCGAGCTCTCCCTCGGCGACACGATCGGGGTGGCGACGCCCGGGCACGTGGTCGCGCTCCTCGACGCGCTGGCCGCCGTGGGGATCGGCACCGAACGCCTCGCCGTCCACTTCCACGACACCTACGGCCAGGCGCTCGCCAACACCCTCGCGGGCCTGCAGCACGGCATCACGACGGTCGACGCCGCGGCCGGCGGGCTCGGCGGGTGCCCCTTCGCCGGCAGCGCGACGGGCAACCTCGCCACCGAGGACCTCGTCTGGATGCTCCACGGCCTGGGGATCGAGACCGGCGTCGACCTCGACGCCCTCGTCGCGACGAGCGTGTGGCTGGCGGGGCACCTCGGCCGGCCGAGTCCCTCGCGGGTGGTGCGTGCCCTGAGCCGGCCCGACCACCCCACGGTGGAGCCACCGCCGTCCGCCGGGCCGTCCGAGACGGCGGCTCCCGCGCCGGACGAACCACCCGCACCCACCCGTTGA
- a CDS encoding nitronate monooxygenase has product MRTAFTDLVGVEHPLAGFNRTPAVVVEVSRAGGLGVLGATMYTPDQLDAQLAWIEEQLEGRPYGVDVLVPAAPARGTRSAAGTVWAGGAGAGDENPAGHEPAIPAEHRAFVDALLEKYGIPPLSEPMDPFGRIDASLETNTSAGLVEALLDVTFAHRPALVANALGTPPPAMLERARAAGIPVAALVGKREHAERQLAAGVDLLVAQGTEAGGHTGGVATMVLTPEVVAVAGDVPVLAAGGIATGPQLAAALALGAAGGWAGSVWLASHEDVAGRAIKDKLLAASSSDTVISTSRTGKPARQLASAWLAEWAAPGAPAPLPLPLQPMLVREAWERIDAAAERGVATARELESFFVGQVVGSFTELRPTADIVNDIVTGCDARLRELCGR; this is encoded by the coding sequence ATGCGCACCGCCTTCACCGACCTCGTCGGGGTGGAGCACCCGCTCGCGGGGTTCAACCGCACCCCGGCAGTCGTCGTCGAGGTCTCCCGCGCGGGCGGGCTCGGCGTGCTCGGCGCCACGATGTACACGCCGGACCAGCTCGACGCCCAGCTCGCGTGGATCGAGGAGCAGCTCGAAGGGAGGCCCTACGGCGTCGACGTGCTCGTTCCGGCAGCGCCTGCGCGGGGAACCAGATCCGCGGCCGGCACCGTTTGGGCAGGGGGAGCGGGAGCCGGCGACGAGAACCCCGCGGGACATGAGCCCGCCATCCCGGCCGAGCACCGGGCGTTCGTCGACGCCCTCCTGGAGAAGTACGGCATCCCGCCGCTCAGCGAGCCGATGGACCCGTTCGGCCGCATCGACGCGAGCCTGGAGACCAACACCTCCGCCGGGCTCGTCGAGGCGCTCCTGGACGTGACGTTCGCCCACCGGCCGGCCCTCGTCGCCAACGCCCTGGGCACCCCGCCGCCGGCCATGCTCGAGCGGGCGCGGGCCGCGGGGATCCCCGTCGCGGCACTCGTCGGCAAGCGCGAGCACGCCGAGCGCCAGCTCGCCGCCGGGGTCGACCTCCTCGTCGCGCAGGGCACCGAGGCCGGCGGACACACCGGCGGCGTCGCCACGATGGTCCTCACCCCGGAGGTCGTCGCCGTCGCCGGGGACGTGCCGGTCCTCGCCGCCGGCGGCATCGCCACCGGTCCGCAGCTCGCCGCGGCGCTGGCCCTCGGCGCTGCGGGCGGCTGGGCCGGCTCGGTCTGGCTCGCCAGTCACGAGGACGTCGCCGGCCGGGCCATCAAGGACAAGCTTCTCGCCGCGTCGAGCTCGGACACGGTCATCTCGACGAGCCGGACGGGCAAGCCGGCCCGTCAGCTCGCCAGCGCCTGGCTGGCGGAGTGGGCCGCCCCTGGGGCGCCTGCCCCGCTGCCGCTGCCGCTCCAGCCGATGCTCGTGCGCGAGGCGTGGGAGCGCATCGATGCCGCCGCCGAGCGCGGGGTGGCGACGGCGCGGGAGCTCGAGTCGTTCTTCGTCGGGCAGGTGGTGGGTAGCTTCACGGAGCTGCGGCCGACGGCGGACATCGTCAACGACATCGTCACCGGCTGCGACGCGCGGCTACGCGAGCTGTGCGGGCGCTGA
- a CDS encoding Dyp-type peroxidase: MARARPGTTEETPTTSDGAPGVGRRTFLTGGAGAVAGAAATWLGTRAVADPAAPAPTPEDAAGTATVPWRGEHQAGVVTAPQAFGTFLAMDLADDVDRDALVRLMRVWTDDVDRLTTGRGGLSDTEPELAEVPARLTVTLGLGPGFFTAADLEAQRPAWLGPLPAFGVDRLEDRWSGGDLVLQICADDPITVAHAVRLLTKEARSFASVRWVQQGFRNAPGTTPSGQTMRNLFGQVDGTTNPRMGSDDVLIWTGGDGVPAWLEGGTTMVVRRIAMDVDRWDELDRAGREIVVGRDLDTGAPLTGGAEHDDVDLDATNELGFPVIDIASHVRRSRTSDPTQRILRRAYNYDVPPEPGGLSSSGLIFVAYQADLEHQFIPLQRRLDEMDLLNEWTVPIGSAVFAVPGGVRAEGEYLAQRLLEG; encoded by the coding sequence ATGGCTCGCGCACGCCCGGGTACGACCGAAGAGACGCCGACGACCTCCGACGGCGCCCCGGGGGTCGGCCGGCGGACCTTCCTCACCGGCGGTGCGGGCGCCGTCGCCGGCGCCGCGGCCACGTGGCTGGGCACCCGCGCGGTAGCCGACCCCGCTGCCCCGGCCCCGACGCCCGAGGACGCGGCCGGCACCGCGACGGTCCCGTGGCGGGGCGAGCACCAGGCTGGCGTCGTCACCGCTCCGCAGGCGTTCGGCACCTTCCTCGCGATGGACCTCGCCGACGACGTCGACCGCGACGCCCTCGTCCGCCTCATGCGGGTCTGGACCGACGACGTCGACCGGCTCACCACCGGGCGCGGCGGCCTGTCCGATACCGAGCCCGAGCTGGCCGAGGTGCCCGCCCGGCTGACGGTCACCCTGGGGCTCGGGCCGGGCTTCTTCACCGCAGCGGACCTGGAGGCACAGCGCCCGGCGTGGCTCGGCCCCCTGCCCGCGTTCGGCGTCGACCGGTTGGAGGACCGCTGGTCGGGCGGGGACCTCGTCCTGCAGATCTGCGCCGACGACCCCATCACCGTCGCGCACGCGGTGCGGCTGCTCACCAAGGAGGCCCGTTCCTTCGCGTCGGTGCGCTGGGTCCAGCAGGGCTTCCGCAACGCACCGGGCACGACGCCGTCGGGGCAGACCATGCGCAACCTCTTCGGCCAGGTGGACGGCACCACGAACCCGCGAATGGGCTCCGACGACGTTCTCATCTGGACGGGCGGCGACGGCGTCCCGGCCTGGCTTGAGGGCGGGACGACGATGGTGGTCCGCCGCATCGCCATGGACGTGGACCGCTGGGACGAGCTCGACCGGGCCGGGCGCGAGATCGTCGTCGGCCGCGACCTCGACACCGGCGCCCCGCTGACCGGCGGTGCCGAGCACGACGACGTCGACCTCGACGCGACGAACGAGCTCGGCTTCCCGGTCATCGACATCGCCTCGCACGTGCGGCGCTCGAGGACGTCGGACCCGACCCAGCGGATCCTGCGACGCGCCTACAACTACGACGTGCCGCCCGAGCCGGGCGGGCTGTCGAGCTCCGGCCTGATCTTCGTGGCCTACCAGGCTGACCTCGAGCACCAGTTCATCCCGTTGCAGCGGCGCCTGGACGAGATGGACCTGCTCAACGAGTGGACGGTGCCGATCGGCTCGGCGGTCTTCGCCGTCCCCGGCGGCGTGCGGGCGGAGGGCGAGTACCTGGCGCAGCGGCTGCTCGAGGGCTGA
- a CDS encoding copper chaperone PCu(A)C produces MKRPGLAATLVLVTALASCSSPGTTDSTSAASDSTSDAAGTGEADDASAGGSLSVTDAWVKATTVEDGMTGAFGVLTNDGEQDVHVVGISSPVAGRAELHETVAGDGGAMVMQEMSDGFVVEAGEEHELVPGGDHLMLMELTEDVEAGAEVEITLELEGGATVTFVASGRTFSGANEEYGSHGEENQEREGMESSTGMSEEPSEMGSDG; encoded by the coding sequence ATGAAGCGCCCCGGGCTCGCAGCCACCCTCGTCCTCGTCACCGCCCTGGCGTCGTGCTCGTCGCCGGGCACGACGGACTCGACGAGCGCCGCATCGGACTCGACGTCCGACGCGGCGGGGACCGGGGAGGCCGACGACGCGTCGGCCGGCGGGTCTCTCAGCGTCACCGACGCCTGGGTCAAGGCCACCACCGTCGAGGACGGCATGACGGGCGCGTTCGGCGTCCTCACCAACGACGGCGAGCAGGACGTCCACGTCGTCGGGATCTCCTCCCCCGTCGCCGGGCGCGCCGAGCTGCACGAGACGGTCGCGGGGGACGGCGGGGCGATGGTCATGCAGGAGATGTCCGACGGGTTCGTGGTCGAGGCCGGTGAGGAGCACGAGCTCGTCCCGGGCGGGGACCACCTCATGCTCATGGAGCTCACCGAGGACGTCGAGGCCGGCGCCGAGGTCGAGATCACCCTCGAGCTCGAGGGCGGCGCCACGGTGACGTTCGTCGCCTCGGGCCGAACCTTCTCGGGTGCCAACGAGGAGTACGGCTCGCACGGCGAGGAGAACCAGGAGCGCGAGGGCATGGAGTCCTCCACGGGCATGTCCGAGGAGCCCTCGGAGATGGGGTCCGACGGCTGA
- a CDS encoding copper resistance CopC family protein: MSFSAVRPRTGRTGRTGRTGRTGGTRTARLRSALVTVISLLGTVLVLALGSAPAVAHDYLVSTSPEADATVDVPPTSVDLTFNRSLLGVAPAMIVTGPAGETLVEGTPEIRDAIASMPMPSSMAEGTYRVAWSVVSSDGHRIQGAFAFSVGTPSLSSPGSAAPADADDAPTAAAAEPGPEQADDGFPTWAAGVLGGLALLAVLAIVVVGSVRSRATTEATTPPCPAPAATARTTASPQGES, translated from the coding sequence ATGTCGTTCTCTGCCGTGCGCCCCCGCACCGGCCGCACCGGCCGCACCGGCCGCACCGGCCGCACCGGCGGAACCCGAACGGCACGCCTTCGCTCGGCTCTCGTCACGGTCATCTCCCTACTGGGGACCGTCCTGGTGCTCGCGCTGGGCTCCGCTCCCGCCGTGGCGCACGACTACCTCGTGAGCACCTCCCCCGAGGCCGACGCGACCGTCGACGTCCCGCCCACCTCGGTCGACCTCACCTTCAACAGGTCCCTGCTCGGCGTCGCCCCCGCGATGATCGTCACCGGCCCCGCCGGCGAGACGCTCGTCGAGGGCACGCCCGAGATCAGAGATGCCATCGCGAGCATGCCGATGCCCTCCTCGATGGCGGAGGGCACGTACCGCGTGGCGTGGTCCGTCGTCTCCAGCGACGGGCACCGGATCCAGGGCGCGTTCGCCTTCTCGGTCGGCACGCCGTCGCTCAGCAGCCCCGGTTCCGCAGCACCCGCAGATGCCGACGACGCACCGACCGCCGCCGCCGCCGAGCCCGGTCCGGAGCAGGCAGACGACGGGTTCCCCACCTGGGCCGCCGGCGTGCTCGGCGGACTGGCTCTCCTGGCCGTGCTGGCGATCGTCGTCGTCGGGAGCGTGCGGTCCCGCGCCACGACGGAGGCCACCACGCCGCCCTGTCCAGCTCCAGCCGCCACCGCACGGACCACCGCCTCGCCACAAGGAGAGTCATGA
- a CDS encoding magnesium transporter, with translation MTELDTQRATELGTAAQHASRNVPVARSTDTAGEVLAAMHGHRYDSAAVVALVDGDRLSGLVTLERLLAAPPETVLDQLMDPNPPVVTPSTAQERAAWLAVQHEEPTLVVVDEDGRFAGLVPPTALLEVVLQEHDEDMVRLGGFMRSASPAQTTSVEAIPRRLGHRLPWLLVGLAGALIAAGVVGSFEEQLSQEVLIAFFVPGVVYMADAVGTQTEALVIRGLSVGIGVRRIAGREVLTGLLLGIVLGLLSLLPVGLIWGDWLVAVAVALALLAASSIATVIALGLPWLIHRMGKDPAFGSGPLATVVQDLLTVTIYLVVATTIVL, from the coding sequence ATGACGGAGCTCGACACGCAACGTGCGACGGAGCTCGGTACGGCTGCGCAGCACGCCTCCCGGAACGTCCCCGTCGCACGGTCGACAGACACCGCCGGCGAGGTCCTCGCGGCCATGCACGGACACCGCTACGACAGCGCCGCCGTCGTCGCGCTCGTCGACGGCGACCGGCTCAGTGGCCTCGTCACGCTCGAGCGGCTCCTCGCCGCACCGCCGGAGACGGTCCTCGACCAGCTCATGGACCCGAACCCGCCCGTCGTCACGCCGTCGACCGCCCAGGAGCGGGCGGCATGGCTCGCCGTCCAGCACGAGGAGCCCACCCTCGTGGTCGTCGACGAGGACGGCCGGTTCGCCGGGCTGGTCCCGCCCACGGCGCTGCTGGAGGTGGTCCTGCAGGAGCACGACGAGGACATGGTCAGGCTCGGCGGCTTCATGCGCTCAGCCTCTCCCGCGCAGACCACGTCGGTCGAGGCGATCCCTCGCCGCCTCGGGCACCGGCTGCCCTGGCTGCTCGTGGGGCTCGCGGGGGCGCTGATCGCCGCTGGCGTCGTCGGCAGCTTCGAGGAACAGCTCTCCCAGGAGGTGCTCATCGCGTTCTTCGTGCCCGGCGTCGTCTACATGGCCGACGCCGTGGGTACGCAGACCGAGGCACTGGTGATCCGGGGCTTGTCGGTCGGGATCGGGGTGCGGCGCATCGCGGGCCGGGAGGTCCTCACCGGACTGCTGCTGGGCATCGTGCTCGGGCTGCTGTCGCTGCTGCCCGTGGGGCTGATCTGGGGTGACTGGCTCGTGGCGGTGGCGGTGGCTCTGGCGCTGCTGGCGGCGTCGTCGATCGCGACGGTCATCGCCCTGGGGCTGCCGTGGCTGATCCACCGGATGGGGAAGGACCCGGCCTTCGGGTCGGGCCCACTTGCCACCGTGGTCCAGGACCTGCTGACGGTGACGATCTACCTCGTGGTCGCCACGACGATCGTGCTGTAG
- a CDS encoding nucleoside deaminase, producing the protein MTTTGSGELTPQDEAHLRTALRVAVEAKAAGKHPFGAIVVDGDGRVVASRGNNALPPDGDPTQHAELLALSDAARAVGPDGMGQATLFTSAEPCVMCTGAGYWTGVGRIVYALSEVRLLELTGAHPENPTFSFPCREVLARGQREVAVSGPHMEDEAAEPHAGFWV; encoded by the coding sequence GTGACCACCACTGGCAGCGGCGAGCTCACCCCCCAGGACGAGGCACACCTTCGTACGGCACTCCGGGTGGCGGTCGAGGCGAAGGCCGCAGGCAAGCATCCCTTTGGCGCGATCGTCGTGGACGGCGACGGACGCGTCGTTGCCTCGCGGGGGAACAACGCCCTCCCGCCCGACGGCGACCCCACCCAGCACGCGGAGCTGTTGGCGCTCTCGGACGCCGCCCGTGCGGTCGGGCCGGACGGGATGGGCCAAGCGACCCTGTTCACCAGCGCCGAGCCGTGCGTCATGTGCACGGGGGCGGGGTACTGGACGGGAGTCGGGCGGATCGTCTACGCGCTGTCGGAGGTGCGGCTGCTCGAGCTGACCGGCGCGCACCCCGAGAACCCGACTTTCTCCTTCCCGTGCCGGGAGGTGCTGGCGCGCGGCCAGCGCGAGGTGGCGGTCAGCGGGCCGCACATGGAGGACGAGGCGGCCGAGCCGCACGCGGGGTTCTGGGTGTGA
- a CDS encoding A24 family peptidase, producing MGGFGAALASTTAAEAVAFSILAVSAAFLVVIDLAEYRLPDAIILPTYPLFYGALALAAAIENDWSRLGRAAAAGGVLLVGYFVLAWINPAGLGLGDVKLAGLLGGFLGWFGWPQVLMGTLTAFVLAATVSLILLTLRRVGRKSEIPFGPWMIAGAAVGAAWQPLVLS from the coding sequence ATGGGCGGATTCGGTGCGGCTCTGGCGTCGACAACGGCAGCCGAGGCCGTCGCCTTCTCGATACTCGCCGTCTCCGCTGCCTTCCTCGTTGTCATCGACCTCGCCGAGTACCGGCTACCCGACGCCATCATCCTGCCGACCTACCCGCTCTTCTACGGTGCGCTCGCGCTAGCTGCGGCGATCGAGAACGACTGGTCTCGGCTCGGTCGAGCTGCCGCCGCGGGCGGCGTGCTCCTCGTCGGCTATTTCGTCCTAGCATGGATCAACCCCGCCGGGCTCGGCCTCGGCGACGTCAAGCTCGCCGGGCTCCTCGGCGGATTCCTCGGATGGTTCGGTTGGCCGCAGGTTCTCATGGGGACTCTCACAGCGTTCGTGCTCGCCGCGACGGTCTCGCTCATCCTCCTCACGCTGCGACGCGTGGGACGCAAGAGCGAGATCCCGTTCGGACCGTGGATGATCGCCGGCGCCGCCGTCGGTGCCGCGTGGCAGCCGCTCGTACTCAGCTAA
- a CDS encoding type II secretion system F family protein — MTLPAVFAILTLSVGLGLLTWTALAGPDRTRARAVANLHRGYEAPHTDNADVDQGSLLQTLAKRLTPAPLYRLLDKLHARAGRPAAWPVELLLVVKVALPVIAGWAMLTLIAATEPSPLFVFVAVATVVVTYFLPELLLYSRGVERREQITLELADTLDQMTIAVEAGLGFDSAMARAGQNGSGPLAEELIRTLQDIQMGQSRRQAFEALGKRTDVVDLRRFIRAVIQADSYGIAVADVLRTQAAEMRMKRRQRAEEKAMQVPVKVIFPLLLCILPVLFIVLLGPAAMDIMAAFS, encoded by the coding sequence GTGACTCTGCCAGCAGTCTTCGCCATCCTGACGCTCAGCGTGGGTCTCGGGCTCCTCACCTGGACCGCGCTTGCCGGGCCAGATCGAACTCGCGCACGCGCCGTAGCCAACCTGCACCGTGGCTACGAAGCTCCTCACACTGACAACGCGGACGTCGACCAGGGCTCACTCCTCCAGACGCTGGCGAAGCGGCTCACCCCGGCCCCCCTCTATCGGCTGTTGGACAAGTTGCACGCCAGGGCAGGCCGCCCAGCAGCGTGGCCGGTCGAGCTCCTCCTCGTGGTGAAGGTAGCCCTGCCGGTGATCGCCGGCTGGGCCATGCTCACGCTGATCGCTGCGACCGAGCCGTCGCCGCTGTTTGTGTTCGTCGCCGTCGCCACGGTGGTGGTGACCTATTTCCTTCCTGAGCTGCTGCTTTACAGCCGAGGCGTCGAACGCCGCGAACAGATCACCTTGGAGCTCGCGGACACCCTCGACCAGATGACCATCGCGGTCGAGGCCGGCCTGGGATTCGACTCCGCGATGGCGCGCGCGGGCCAGAACGGCAGCGGGCCCCTCGCGGAGGAGCTCATCCGGACCCTGCAGGACATCCAGATGGGACAGTCACGTCGACAGGCGTTCGAGGCACTCGGAAAGCGCACCGACGTGGTGGACCTCCGTCGCTTCATCCGTGCGGTCATTCAGGCGGACAGCTATGGCATCGCGGTTGCGGACGTGCTGAGGACCCAGGCCGCCGAGATGAGGATGAAGCGGCGCCAACGGGCCGAGGAGAAGGCCATGCAGGTGCCGGTCAAGGTAATCTTTCCCCTCCTCCTGTGCATCCTGCCCGTGCTCTTCATCGTGCTCCTCGGTCCGGCCGCAATGGACATCATGGCCGCGTTCAGCTGA
- a CDS encoding type II secretion system F family protein, translated as MTADLGPLAVTAVALIAIALAAAVYVLLAPGPARIPLDRRRQGVEPQSGALERGASAMTGAIGTMLGRRDTATADSSLSQAGVKLRLPDFVFLVIVGSAVVGAVGLLVAGPLLGLLLAAAVPVLARVVLSVMADRRRAAFADQLDDSLQLMASSLRAGHSLLQALDSVAREAEEPTSEEFARVINETRMGREVNAALQETANRMGSQDFVWVVQAVAINREVGGNLAEVLDGVGHTIRERNQIRRQVKALAAEGKLSAIILMLLPFGITGFLFMANPAYIVKFTQSILGYGLIAVSVVLLVVGGIWMRKTVSVKF; from the coding sequence GTGACCGCAGACCTCGGGCCGCTCGCTGTCACCGCGGTGGCGCTCATCGCCATCGCGCTCGCCGCGGCCGTCTACGTGCTGCTGGCGCCCGGGCCGGCACGAATCCCGCTCGATCGACGGCGCCAGGGCGTCGAACCGCAGTCGGGAGCCCTCGAGCGTGGTGCCAGCGCGATGACTGGCGCGATCGGCACGATGCTGGGGCGGCGTGACACGGCCACCGCAGACAGCTCGCTCAGCCAGGCGGGCGTCAAGTTGCGTCTGCCAGATTTCGTCTTTCTGGTTATCGTCGGATCTGCGGTAGTCGGCGCCGTGGGCCTCCTGGTCGCCGGCCCCCTCCTCGGGCTGCTCCTCGCGGCGGCGGTGCCCGTCCTCGCTCGCGTCGTTCTGTCGGTCATGGCGGACCGTCGACGCGCCGCGTTCGCCGACCAGCTCGACGACTCCTTGCAGCTCATGGCCAGCTCGCTACGTGCCGGCCACAGCCTCCTGCAGGCACTGGACTCCGTCGCCCGTGAGGCCGAGGAACCGACCTCTGAGGAGTTCGCCCGTGTGATCAACGAGACCCGGATGGGTCGCGAGGTCAACGCCGCCCTCCAGGAGACCGCCAACCGGATGGGAAGTCAGGACTTCGTGTGGGTCGTCCAAGCCGTGGCCATCAACCGGGAGGTCGGCGGGAACCTCGCCGAGGTACTCGATGGCGTCGGCCACACCATTCGCGAGCGGAACCAGATCCGGCGTCAGGTGAAGGCACTGGCAGCGGAGGGCAAGCTGTCGGCCATCATCCTCATGCTCTTGCCCTTTGGCATCACGGGCTTTCTGTTCATGGCCAATCCTGCGTACATTGTCAAATTCACGCAGAGCATCCTTGGTTACGGCCTCATAGCGGTCAGTGTCGTCCTCTTGGTGGTGGGCGGGATCTGGATGCGCAAGACCGTCAGCGTGAAGTTCTGA
- a CDS encoding ATPase, T2SS/T4P/T4SS family has protein sequence MNLAERLRAAREPELKAPSDAVEAQSAPPQALAPGDSTPAAPGRPEVVTSPGEPHRLSAEAAPLSPSAQVPSSASARTTVPTARRADVPAGTANGDPLLKLKDRAATALFERMGGRLNDTNLSESQLHKLVRTELNHVVEEEKVPLSPEERQRLIREVQDDVLGHGPLQRLLDDPSVTEIMVNGPDMVYVEQHGKLTRSDARFASEDHVRRIIERIVSRVGRRIDESSPLVDARLPDGSRVNAIIPPLAFGGSSLTIRKFAKDPFKVDDLISFGTLTPEMAELLHACVEARLNVIVSGGTGTGKTTLLNVLSSFIPEGERIVTIEDAVELQLQQEHVVRLESRPPNIEGKGEVNIRDLVKNSLRMRPDRIVVGEVRGGESLDMLQAMNTGHDGSLSTVHANSPRDAIARLETLVLMAGMDLPLRAIREQIASAVDVVVQLTRLRDGTRRVTAITEVQGMEGQTVTLQDAFLFDYGAGVDPTGRFLGRPLPTGIRPRFTDRFTELGITLSPQVFGAPPPRRTVR, from the coding sequence ATGAACCTGGCAGAGCGGCTCCGTGCCGCCCGCGAGCCCGAGCTGAAGGCGCCATCCGATGCGGTCGAGGCGCAGTCCGCTCCACCGCAGGCCCTCGCGCCCGGAGATAGCACGCCTGCTGCCCCTGGGCGACCGGAGGTCGTGACGTCGCCCGGCGAGCCTCACCGGCTCTCGGCGGAGGCAGCACCGCTCAGCCCGTCGGCCCAGGTCCCGTCGAGCGCTTCGGCGAGAACCACCGTGCCCACAGCCCGTCGCGCCGACGTCCCGGCCGGGACAGCGAACGGTGATCCACTGCTCAAGCTCAAGGACCGTGCCGCCACAGCACTGTTCGAGCGCATGGGTGGCCGGCTCAACGACACCAATCTGAGCGAGAGCCAGCTCCACAAGCTGGTACGGACCGAGCTCAACCATGTGGTGGAGGAGGAGAAGGTCCCGCTCTCCCCGGAGGAGCGCCAACGACTCATCCGCGAGGTTCAGGACGACGTCCTCGGTCACGGGCCGCTCCAGCGACTGCTCGACGACCCGTCCGTCACCGAGATCATGGTCAACGGACCGGACATGGTCTATGTCGAACAGCACGGCAAGCTCACGCGGAGCGACGCGCGTTTCGCCTCCGAGGACCACGTACGCCGGATCATCGAGCGCATCGTCTCCCGCGTCGGCCGGCGGATCGACGAGTCCTCACCGCTCGTCGACGCGCGCCTTCCCGACGGCTCGCGCGTCAACGCCATCATTCCGCCACTGGCCTTCGGCGGGTCGTCTCTGACGATCCGGAAGTTCGCAAAGGACCCGTTCAAGGTCGACGACCTCATCTCGTTCGGCACGCTCACGCCGGAGATGGCAGAGCTTCTCCACGCATGTGTCGAGGCCCGCCTCAACGTCATCGTCTCGGGCGGTACCGGCACCGGCAAGACCACCCTGCTCAACGTGCTCTCCTCGTTCATCCCCGAAGGCGAGCGGATCGTCACCATCGAGGACGCCGTCGAGCTGCAGCTCCAGCAGGAGCACGTGGTCCGGCTCGAGAGCCGCCCGCCGAACATCGAGGGGAAGGGCGAGGTCAACATCCGCGACCTCGTCAAGAACTCGCTCCGCATGCGCCCCGACCGCATCGTCGTCGGCGAGGTCCGTGGCGGCGAGAGCCTCGACATGCTCCAGGCCATGAACACCGGCCACGACGGCTCGCTCTCGACCGTCCACGCCAACTCGCCACGCGACGCCATCGCTCGCCTCGAGACTCTCGTCCTCATGGCCGGTATGGACCTGCCACTCCGCGCCATCCGGGAGCAGATCGCCTCCGCCGTCGACGTCGTCGTCCAGCTCACCCGGCTGCGCGACGGCACCCGCCGGGTGACCGCCATCACCGAGGTCCAGGGCATGGAGGGCCAGACCGTGACGCTCCAGGACGCCTTCCTCTTCGACTACGGCGCCGGCGTCGACCCGACCGGGCGGTTCCTCGGGCGTCCCCTTCCCACCGGCATCCGCCCCCGGTTCACCGACCGCTTCACCGAGCTGGGGATCACCCTCTCCCCGCAGGTGTTCGGAGCTCCGCCACCGCGGAGGACCGTACGGTGA